One Molothrus ater isolate BHLD 08-10-18 breed brown headed cowbird chromosome 13, BPBGC_Mater_1.1, whole genome shotgun sequence DNA window includes the following coding sequences:
- the SKIC8 gene encoding SKI8 subunit of superkiller complex protein: protein MTTQYGILFKQEQAHDDAIWSVAWGKNKNDGSETVISGSLDDLVKVWKWNDEKLDLQWTLEGHQLGVVSVDISHTGAIAASSSLDAHIRLWDLETGKQIKSIDAGPVDAWSLAFSPDSQYLATGSHVGKVNIFGVETGKKEYSLDTRGKFILSIAYSPDGKYLASGAIDGIINIFDIATGKLLHTLEGHAMPIRSLTFSPDSQLLVTASDDGYIKIYDVQHANLAGTLSGHGSWVLNVAFCPDDTHFVSSSSDKSVKVWDAGTRTCVHTFFDHQDQVWGVKYNGSGSKIVSVGDDQEIHIYDCPV from the exons tacGGTATTCTCTTCAAGCAAGAGCAAG CTCACGATGATGCCATTTGGTCGGTTGCTTggggcaaaaataaaaatgatggtTCTGAAACAGTGATTTCTGGCTCTTTGGATGATCTGGTAAAGGTCTGGAAGTG GAACGATGAAAAGCTGGATCTGCAGTGGACTCTGGAGGGGCACCAGCTGGGGGTGGTGTCTGTGGACATCAGCCACACGGGTGCCATTGCAGCCTCCAGCTCCCTGGACGCCCACATTCGCCTCTGGGACTTAGAGACTGGCAAGCAGATCAAGTCCATAGATGCTGGTCCTG ttgATGCTTGGTCCCTGGCTTTTTCACCTGATTCCCAGTACCTTGCAACAGGAAGTCACGTGGGGAAAGTAAATATTTTCGGTGTTgaaactggaaagaaagaatattCTCTAGACACCAGAGGAAAGTTCATCCTTAGCATTGCATAT AGTCCAGATGGAAAGTACTTGGCCAGTGGAGCAATAGATGGAATTATCAATATTTTTGATATTGCAACTGGAAAACTTCTGCATACGCTAGAAG gccatGCCATGCCCATCCGCTCGCTGACCTTCTCCCCTGACTCCCAGCTACTCGTCACTGCCTCCGACGACGGCTACATCAAAATCTACGACGT GCAACATGCAAACTTGGCTGGCACATTAAGTGGTCACGGATCCTGGGTTTTAAATGTAGCATTTTGTCCTGATGATACCCATTTTGTTTCCAG ttcatCTGATAAAAGTGTGAAGGTCTGGGATGCTGGAACAAGGACCTGTGTCCACACTTTCTTTGACCACCAAGATCAG GTTTGGGGAGTGAAATACAACGGAAGTGGGTCCAAAATTGTGTCTGTTGGTGATGACCAAGAAATTCATATTTATGACTGTCCAGTTTAA
- the DNAJA4 gene encoding dnaJ homolog subfamily A member 4 yields MVKETEYYDILQVKPNASSEEIKRAYRKLALKYHPDKNPSEGERFKLISQAYEVLSDPKKRDLYDQGGEQAIKEGGLSGGSFSSPMDIFDMFFGGGGRMNRERRGKNVVHQLGVSLEDLYNGITRKLALQKNVICAKCEGYGGKRGAVEKCPVCKGRGMQVIVQQIGPGMVQQIQTVCPECKGQGERINPKDRCDNCNGCKVVREKKIIEVHVDKGMKDGQKIVFHGEGDQEPDLEPGDVIIVLDQKDHSVFQRRGHDLITKMRIQLSEALCGFRKTIETLDNRVLVISTRPGEVIKHGDLKCIYNEGMPVYKSPMDKGSLIIQFLVQFPEHYWLPREKLSLLEALLPSREDVMVTDEMDQVDLEDFDPNEQTYRNSAGEAYEEDEEGPRTGVQCQAS; encoded by the exons ATGGTGAAGGAGACGGAGTACTACGACATCCTGCAGGTGAAGCCCAATGCCTCCTCCGAGGAGATCAAGCGCGCCTACCGCAAGCTGGCGCTGAAGTACCACCCCGACAAGAACCCCAGTGAGGGCGAGCGG tttaaACTTATATCCCAGGCATATGAAGTTCTGTCGGACCCAAAGAAAAGGGACCTCTATGACCAGGGTGGGGAGCAGGCTATTAAAGAAGGAGGCCTGAGTGGCGGCAGCTTCTCTTCACCCATGGACATCTTTGACATGTTCTTTGGTGGTGGAGGCCGAATGAATAGAGAGAGAAGAG gcaaAAATGTGGTGCACCAGTTAGGTGTATCTCTTGAAGACCTCTATAATGGCATTACAAGGAAACTGGCACTGCAAAAGAATGTTATTTGTGCAAAGTGTGAAG GTTATGGCGGAAAGAGAGGGGCAGTAGAAAAATGTCCTGTGTGTAAAGGAAGAGGGATGCAAGTTATAGTTCAGCAGATTGGACCTGGCATGGTGCAGCAAATCCAAACTGTGTGCCCAGAATGCAAAGGCCAAGGTGAAAGAATAAATCCAAAAGACAGATGTGACAACTGCAATGGCTGTAAGGTtgtaagagagaaaaagatCATAGAAGTTCATGTTGATAAAG gTATGAAAGATGGTCAGAAGATAGTATTTCATGGAGAAGGTGACCAGGAGCCTGATTTGGAACCTGGTGATGTTATAATTGTGCTTGACCAAAAGGACCACAGTGTCTTTCAGAGACGAGGGCATGACTTAATCACAAAAATGAGAATTCAACTCTCAGAGGCTTTATGTGGTTTCAGAAAGACAATTGAAACTCTGGACAACAGAGTTCTTGTCATATCTACTAGGCCAG GTGAAGTGATAAAACACGGTGACCTAAAATGTATCTACAACGAAGGGATGCCTGTCTACAAATCTCCAATGGACAAAGGCAGCCTGATCATACAATTTTTG GTCCAGTTTCCAGAGCACTACTGGCTTCCAAGGGAGAAACTGTCTCTGCTggaggctctgcttccttcacGAGAAGATGTTATGGTTACAGATGAGATGGATCAGGTAGACCTTGAAGATTTTGATCCAAATGAGCAAACCTACCGTAACAGTGCAGGAGAAGCCTATGAAGAAGATGAGGAGGGTCCAAGAACAGGAGTACAATGTCAGGCATCTTAA